The DNA segment GACGCAGCCGAGCACGAAGGTCCCCAGGGCGAAGAGGATGTCGACGCCGATCTTCACGATCACGCTGTAGATCATCGCCGGCACGGCGTAGGGGGCGAGGCGGAGCGCGAAGTCGACAATGCCGGTCATCAGTTCCGACACCAGTTCCAGCCCCTCCTGCAGTCGCCGCCGCTTTTCCCGCGCGAGCTTGGTGCCGGCGGCGCCGACGAGGATGGCAAACAGGATAAGCGGCAGGACGTCCCCGATGGTGGCCTTCGACTGCCCGACCACGGCGCCGAGCAGGTTCCGTGGCATGAACATCTCCACCAGCGTGGCGAACGAGAGCGAGGGGTTGCTGCTGCCGGTGGCGATGTGCTTCTGCGCGGCGCCGCCGAATTCGTGCAGTAGGCGTTCCTTCGCGGCGGGCTCGAGGTAGTCGCCGGGCTGGACGAGATTCATCATCAGCAGCCCGAGCCCCACGCCGATGGCCATGTTGAGGAAGAAGAGGAGGAACGTGCGGCCGGCGAGCGGGCCGAGCCGATCGAGGCGGCCGAGCTGGACGACGCCGGTCGCGAGCGACGCGAACACCAGCGGGATCACCACGAAGAAGAGCAGGCGCAGGAACACCTGGCCGAGCGGGTCGAGCACGGTGGTCGAGAACGTGCGCGCGTGCAGCAGCAGGGGGGGCGCGAAGCGGCCGGCGATCAGGGTGGCGATTCCGGCGGCGACGCCGATCGCGAGCCCGAGAAGGATGCGGTTGGCGAGGGGGCGGTTGGACTCAGCCATGGGCGCGCAAGGTGGCGGGCGGGTCGCGCCTTGTCGAGGATCGGCGGGACGGGGTGGTGCGCCGCATGCCGGCCCGGACGGGCCGCGGCGCTATTTTGCCACGGCCGAGACCATTTCCCGAATGGTGGCCGGCAGGCGGGGCAGGTCGGCGGGCGTGGCCACTTCGGCCGGGCTCCGGGCCCAACCAGCGGCGCTCGGCCACACGCCGCGGACGAGGAAATTCTCCTGGACGGCCGCCATGCCGCTGATCTGGAGATAGTCCTTCTGCTCCTTCTCGTCGCGTTTCCAGCTGAGCTGGTCCGCGGGCAGCGGGGTGATGCGGCCGCTGGAAAGGTAGGCGAGGGCATTGAGGGTGACGAACGGACGGGCGTCGGCGAGCTTGGTGGCGGGCCGGGGCGACTCGCCGTTGAGGTAGCGGAAGTACGCGAGATGGTTCTCGGTCAGCGGGTCGAACGGCTCCGGCTGCATGCGTTCGGTGCGGCCATCGTTCCAGCGAATCTCGACCTGGCCGCCGACCGAGTAGCGGAGGGTGGCCTTGTCGCAGACGATGAGCTCGGTCTGCCCGCTCGGCCCGGAGCAGGCGTGAGAGGTGGCGAACCGGAGCGTGATGCCGTCGACGGTGTCGGCCTCGACGAAGAACGTGTCGGCGCCCTCGATCGCATGGCCGCGGTAAAGTTCGGCGCGCACCGCGGCGATCTGCGCCCAGCTGTAGAGGTCGCCGGTGCCGGTCCAGAACAGCAGATTGTGCACGAACGCGGCCATGCCGTTGCCAAAGCAGGAATCCAGGACGAGCCGGTCGCCGAGCATCAGCCGGCCGGCCCAGGCATTGCGGGCGAAGTAGCCGGCGGGGCGGGGCCAGAGGGCGCAGAGGGTGGCGCCGCGGATGGCGCCGAATTCGCCGGCGAGCAGCCGGGTTTTCAGCGCCAGCCGCGATTGCTCGATGATGAAGTTGAAGCCGACGAGGGAGGACTTTCGCGCGCGGGCATCCGCGGCGACCATGCGTTCGAACTCGGCGTGATCGAGGGTCGGCGGCTTTTCGACGTAGGCGGGCAGGCCGTACGCGACGGCGGCGAGATGCATCTCCGCGTGCAGCTGGATCGGCGTCGGGATCACGACCTCGTCGAGCCGGTGCTGGCAGGCGTGCAGCATGGCGCGGTAGTCGTTGTACACCTCGACGCCGCGGGCGGCGAAGCGCCAGTTCTGCTGCTCGGCGGCGAAGGCGGCGGGATTCGGGTCGCAGGTGCAGATCAGCTTGGCGAGCCCGCGTTCCTCCAGACGGGCGATGGCCTGGTGATGCGAGCCGGCGAAGCCGCCCATGCCGATGATGCCGATGCGAATCGGGGTCTTCACATCATCTTCAGCTTCGGCAAATCCTGGCTGTCGACCAGCCCCACGGGCTGGCCCCGCCCGTTGATCGCGATCAGGTCGTCGATCTTGTACGCCTCGAAGACCCGGAGGGCCTCGACCGCCAGCGCAGTCTCGGCGATCACCTTCGGGTTGCGCGTCATGAATGTGGCCACGGGCTGGCGGAGAAAATCGGGACCGGTCAGCGCGCTGCGACGGAAGTCGCCGTCGGTGAGGATGCCGGTGAGTTTGCCGGTGCGCGGCGCCACGAGCGCGATGCTCCCGCTCTTGGCCTTCGTCATCGCCAGGATCGCGTCTTGGGTGCTCACCGTCTCGAGGGCGACCGGCAGACGCTCGCCGGTGCGCATGATGTCCTTCACGCGCAACAGGAGGACGCGGCCGAGGTTGCCAGCCGGGTGGTAGCGGGCGAAGTCGTCGCGGGTGAAGCCGCGCGCCTCGAGTAGCACCATCGCGAGCGCGTCGCCGAGCGCGAGCGCCGCCGTGGTGCTGGCGGTGGGCGCGAGCTTGAGCGGGCAGGCCTCGCGTGGCACGCGGAAGATGAGTTGCAGATCGGCGCCGCGGGCGAGCTCGGAATCGGCCACGCTCGTGAAGGCGACGACGCGGATCCCGAAGCGCTTCAGGATCGGCAGCAGCCGGAGGACCTCCTCCGAGGTGCCGCTGTTGCTCAGCAGGAACGCGAGATCGCCCTCCGCCACGAGGCCAAGGTCGCCATGCAGCGCCTGGGTTGCGTCGAGAAAGCAGGAGGAGATGCCGGTGCTGTTGAACGTGGCGGCAATCTTCTGCGCGATGGGCGCGTTCTTGCCGACGCCGCTGAAGATCAGTTTGCCGCCCTGCGCGCGGGTCTCCTCGACGGCGCGGGCCGTGGCGGCGAATCCCTCACCGAGGCCCCGCGCCGTCGCGTTGAGCGCGGCGGTCTCGATGCGAATGCAGGCGCGCGCGCGAGCGATGGCGGTTTTCGTGGAAAGGGCCATTTAGGGTTTGAGTCGTCGGCTGGGAGGTTGCGGAATTTAGGCCGAACGAGGGTTCATTCAATCCCTTTCCTGTTGATGTCGCTTCGACGCAATTTTCTCGGGTTGGCCGCCGCCGCGGCGCTGCTCCTGGCCTCGGGCTGCGGGCGCAGCGGGAGCGTGGCCATGCCGGACGAACGTTCGGAGCCGCTGTATCAGCAGGCGCAGAGTTTCAAGAACCAGGGCCGCAACGGCGAGGCGCTGAACGCGTTCCTCAAGGTGGTCGACCGGCGCGGCGAAAACGGCGCGCCACTTTCCCACCTCTCCGCCGGCGAGCTGTACCTCAACTGGGCGCAGGACCCGGTCGAGGCTTATCATCACTTCGGCAAGTTCCTCCAGCTCGAGCCCAACGGCGCGCGGGCGGACGTCGTGCGCGGCCAGCGCGATGCGGCGATGCGCGCGATCGCGCGGCTGGTCCTGCGCGCGCAGGGCGGCGACCAGCCGGTGCAGTTGCAGGGCAGCGAGGACGTCGAGCGTCTGCGGCGCAAGGTGCAGGAGCTCGAGGCCGAGCTGCAGACGCTGCGCGGTGCCTCCAGCGTGCCGATGCTGCGGCCGCCGCCCCTGATTGCCGTGGGCGAGAACGCCGAGGTGCCAACGACCGAGGTCGAACCGCCGGTCG comes from the Opitutus sp. ER46 genome and includes:
- a CDS encoding dicarboxylate/amino acid:cation symporter — protein: MAESNRPLANRILLGLAIGVAAGIATLIAGRFAPPLLLHARTFSTTVLDPLGQVFLRLLFFVVIPLVFASLATGVVQLGRLDRLGPLAGRTFLLFFLNMAIGVGLGLLMMNLVQPGDYLEPAAKERLLHEFGGAAQKHIATGSSNPSLSFATLVEMFMPRNLLGAVVGQSKATIGDVLPLILFAILVGAAGTKLAREKRRRLQEGLELVSELMTGIVDFALRLAPYAVPAMIYSVIVKIGVDILFALGTFVLGCVAVMLLHLFGTMSLWIRLWARRSPRQFFSDIRTILVTAFSTSSSNATLPAALECARDTLKLKPSVAGFVLPLGTTMNMSGTALYEGCVVLFVAQVFGVDLSFFQQVTLLLLSVLSAVAVAGIPGGSLPLIAGLLATFGIPPEGIGIVLGADRILDMTRTMTNVGSDMVTALVVDAQTPAEPDAAA
- a CDS encoding Gfo/Idh/MocA family oxidoreductase encodes the protein MKTPIRIGIIGMGGFAGSHHQAIARLEERGLAKLICTCDPNPAAFAAEQQNWRFAARGVEVYNDYRAMLHACQHRLDEVVIPTPIQLHAEMHLAAVAYGLPAYVEKPPTLDHAEFERMVAADARARKSSLVGFNFIIEQSRLALKTRLLAGEFGAIRGATLCALWPRPAGYFARNAWAGRLMLGDRLVLDSCFGNGMAAFVHNLLFWTGTGDLYSWAQIAAVRAELYRGHAIEGADTFFVEADTVDGITLRFATSHACSGPSGQTELIVCDKATLRYSVGGQVEIRWNDGRTERMQPEPFDPLTENHLAYFRYLNGESPRPATKLADARPFVTLNALAYLSSGRITPLPADQLSWKRDEKEQKDYLQISGMAAVQENFLVRGVWPSAAGWARSPAEVATPADLPRLPATIREMVSAVAK
- a CDS encoding KpsF/GutQ family sugar-phosphate isomerase: MALSTKTAIARARACIRIETAALNATARGLGEGFAATARAVEETRAQGGKLIFSGVGKNAPIAQKIAATFNSTGISSCFLDATQALHGDLGLVAEGDLAFLLSNSGTSEEVLRLLPILKRFGIRVVAFTSVADSELARGADLQLIFRVPREACPLKLAPTASTTAALALGDALAMVLLEARGFTRDDFARYHPAGNLGRVLLLRVKDIMRTGERLPVALETVSTQDAILAMTKAKSGSIALVAPRTGKLTGILTDGDFRRSALTGPDFLRQPVATFMTRNPKVIAETALAVEALRVFEAYKIDDLIAINGRGQPVGLVDSQDLPKLKMM
- a CDS encoding LysM peptidoglycan-binding domain-containing protein; this encodes MSLRRNFLGLAAAAALLLASGCGRSGSVAMPDERSEPLYQQAQSFKNQGRNGEALNAFLKVVDRRGENGAPLSHLSAGELYLNWAQDPVEAYHHFGKFLQLEPNGARADVVRGQRDAAMRAIARLVLRAQGGDQPVQLQGSEDVERLRRKVQELEAELQTLRGASSVPMLRPPPLIAVGENAEVPTTEVEPPVVTAAPAAADESPFTRGLTAPVPVVTPANPPATGRPAATTARTPTPTAPSRTYTERTATTPTRPGAPTRPGATGGRAHTVGGGDKSLWSIARQYYGSRVTAAQVRGIYDANRDVMRSESDLRAGMVLRIP